The following are from one region of the Prevotella communis genome:
- a CDS encoding DUF4248 domain-containing protein, whose protein sequence is MIIKSYPKSELALMYFPDSEPHVATNHLTKWIKGNPSLVEALRSCHQSRHAKFYSAQAVRFIIEHLGEP, encoded by the coding sequence ATGATTATCAAAAGTTACCCCAAAAGCGAATTGGCTCTCATGTATTTCCCCGACAGCGAACCTCATGTAGCCACCAATCACCTCACAAAGTGGATAAAAGGCAACCCCTCACTCGTTGAAGCACTGAGAAGTTGCCACCAGAGCAGGCACGCCAAATTCTACTCGGCCCAGGCCGTCAGGTTCATCATAGAACATCTGGGTGAACCATAA
- a CDS encoding DNA-binding protein encodes MISYVLKQNKNPHSVSKGNWFAYPDIKQTVNLSKLAELMCLHNTGFSKGAVNGLLTDMVSIIKEQLLEGKNVKIADLAIFSLGIKNTKGGAKSEADFSVVKNIQGVKLRARATGELITKSLNLEASLMKATANTNIANGGTTDDGNGGGGNNEGPVNP; translated from the coding sequence ATGATTTCCTACGTATTGAAACAAAACAAGAACCCGCATTCTGTATCAAAAGGTAACTGGTTTGCCTATCCCGACATTAAGCAGACCGTCAACCTCTCCAAGCTGGCAGAACTGATGTGCCTCCATAACACCGGTTTCTCTAAGGGTGCTGTCAATGGTTTGCTCACCGATATGGTCAGCATCATCAAGGAACAGCTTCTGGAGGGAAAGAACGTGAAGATTGCCGACCTTGCCATCTTCTCTCTGGGTATCAAGAACACCAAGGGCGGTGCCAAGAGCGAGGCCGATTTCTCGGTCGTCAAGAATATCCAGGGCGTGAAACTCCGTGCACGTGCCACCGGTGAACTGATCACCAAGAGCCTGAACCTGGAGGCTTCACTGATGAAGGCCACGGCTAATACGAACATCGCTAACGGCGGTACCACGGATGACGGGAACGGAGGAGGCGGAAACAACGAAGGACCTGTAAACCCCTAA
- a CDS encoding smalltalk protein: protein MKNKTLWKFVIQTSISMLSAIATALGVASCM, encoded by the coding sequence ATGAAGAATAAGACATTATGGAAATTCGTGATTCAAACAAGTATTAGCATGCTGTCGGCCATCGCCACAGCACTCGGTGTAGCTAGTTGTATGTAG